Proteins from a genomic interval of Streptomyces sp. Tu6071:
- a CDS encoding ABC transporter permease produces MNRLRTLLTSYLARRLGMSLVTMVLVSIAVFLGVRAMPGDTAQALAGEQTSPEVLASIRQEYGLDDNIAVQYWRYVSHAATGDLGTSARTGLPVLDAIREALPITLELAALALLLAVVVGIGAGVLAAVRKGKPSEWLANGIALLGMSVPSFWLGIILVLAFAIATPVFAASGFVPFGTDPLENLRRLVLPAIVLGSGLAAVVMRQTRAAMLDSLSADYTRTARAKGLTRRQVIGGHALRNSLVTVVTVLGLQLGQLISGAVVTEQVFVLPGFGKLTIDAVFTRDYAMVQGVVLFTSAAYILVNLLVDFLYSVVDPRIRLGGAR; encoded by the coding sequence GTGAACCGCCTCCGCACCCTGCTCACCTCGTACCTCGCCCGCAGGCTCGGCATGTCGCTCGTGACGATGGTCCTCGTCTCGATCGCCGTCTTCCTCGGCGTCCGCGCGATGCCCGGCGACACCGCCCAGGCCCTCGCGGGCGAGCAGACCTCGCCCGAGGTCCTCGCCTCGATCCGCCAGGAGTACGGCCTCGACGACAACATCGCCGTGCAGTACTGGCGGTACGTCTCCCACGCCGCCACCGGCGACCTCGGCACCTCGGCCCGCACCGGGCTCCCGGTGCTCGACGCGATCCGCGAGGCGCTGCCCATCACCCTCGAACTCGCGGCGCTCGCCCTGCTCCTCGCCGTCGTCGTCGGCATCGGCGCGGGTGTCCTCGCCGCCGTCCGCAAGGGCAAGCCCTCGGAGTGGCTCGCCAACGGCATCGCGCTGCTCGGCATGTCCGTGCCCTCGTTCTGGCTCGGCATCATCCTCGTCCTCGCCTTCGCCATCGCGACGCCCGTCTTCGCCGCTTCCGGCTTCGTGCCCTTCGGCACCGACCCGCTGGAGAACCTGCGCCGTCTGGTCCTCCCGGCGATCGTCCTCGGCTCCGGGCTCGCCGCCGTCGTCATGCGCCAGACCCGCGCCGCGATGCTCGACTCGCTCTCGGCCGACTACACCCGTACCGCCCGCGCCAAGGGACTGACCCGGCGGCAGGTGATCGGCGGGCACGCGCTGCGCAACTCGCTCGTCACCGTCGTCACCGTCCTCGGCCTGCAACTCGGGCAGCTCATCTCCGGGGCCGTCGTCACCGAACAGGTCTTCGTCCTGCCCGGCTTCGGCAAGCTCACCATCGACGCGGTCTTCACCCGCGACTACGCCATGGTCCAGGGCGTCGTGCTCTTCACCTCGGCCGCGTACATCCTCGTCAACCTGCTCGTCGACTTCCTCTACTCCGTCGTCGACCCCCGTATCCGGCTCGGAGGCGCCCGATGA
- a CDS encoding ABC transporter ATP-binding protein, whose product MSAATTTPVPSAPSGEAVLSVRDLSVSFRGHDRTVHAVDGLSYDVAPGEVLAVVGESGCGKSVTSMAVMGLLPPTAHVTGSVRLAGRELVGLSEKRLARLRGQEMAMIFQEPMTSLNPVLTVGRQIGEVLRKHQGLGRREARERAIELLTLVGIPAPAKRVDEYPHQLSGGMRQRVMIAIAVACDPAVLIADEPTTALDVTVQAGILDVLRNLRERLGTAIVLITHDLGVVADTADRVLVMYAGRAVEQADVAELYGRPAHPYTRGLLGAVLRPGLRGTDGRARLNEIPGMVPGLDAQPDACTFAPRCALADDTCTGARPALRLIDGAHRLACHHPAQAGPQIPEGAAR is encoded by the coding sequence GTGAGCGCAGCGACCACCACCCCCGTCCCCTCCGCGCCCTCCGGCGAGGCCGTCCTCAGCGTCCGCGACCTCTCGGTCTCCTTCCGGGGCCACGACCGCACCGTCCACGCCGTCGACGGCCTCTCCTACGACGTCGCCCCCGGCGAAGTCCTCGCCGTCGTCGGCGAGTCGGGCTGCGGGAAGTCCGTCACCTCCATGGCCGTCATGGGCCTGCTCCCGCCCACCGCCCACGTCACCGGATCGGTGCGCCTCGCGGGCCGGGAACTGGTCGGGCTCTCCGAGAAGCGCCTCGCACGGCTGCGCGGCCAGGAGATGGCCATGATCTTCCAGGAGCCCATGACCTCGCTCAACCCGGTCCTCACCGTCGGCCGCCAGATCGGCGAGGTGCTCCGCAAGCACCAGGGCCTCGGCCGCCGCGAGGCCCGCGAGCGCGCCATCGAACTCCTCACCCTCGTCGGCATCCCCGCCCCCGCCAAGCGCGTGGACGAGTACCCGCACCAGCTCTCCGGCGGCATGCGCCAGCGCGTCATGATCGCCATCGCCGTCGCCTGCGACCCCGCCGTCCTCATCGCCGACGAACCCACCACGGCGCTCGACGTCACGGTGCAGGCCGGCATCCTCGACGTCCTGCGCAACCTGCGCGAACGCCTCGGCACCGCCATCGTCCTCATCACCCACGACCTCGGCGTCGTCGCCGACACCGCCGACCGCGTCCTCGTCATGTACGCCGGACGCGCCGTCGAGCAGGCGGACGTCGCCGAGCTGTACGGGCGCCCCGCCCACCCGTACACGCGCGGACTGCTCGGCGCGGTGCTGCGCCCCGGGCTGCGCGGAACGGACGGCAGGGCACGGCTCAACGAGATCCCCGGCATGGTCCCGGGGCTCGACGCGCAACCCGACGCCTGCACCTTCGCCCCGCGCTGCGCCCTCGCGGACGACACCTGCACGGGCGCGCGCCCCGCCCTGCGCCTCATCGACGGCGCCCACCGGCTCGCCTGCCACCACCCGGCCCAGGCCGGTCCCCAGATCCCCGAGGGAGCCGCCCGATGA
- a CDS encoding ABC transporter permease codes for MTTAPTTVRGVPAPVATPSAARPGRVRSGWNRLRRNRLALTGAVLAALFVLVALLSHVIAPYDPARPDFNQALAEPSWAHWLGTDDLGRDQLSRVLVGVTASMQVGVLAVALAFVVAVPLGLIAGYYGRVADSVVSRLTDTLLAFPFLVLAVGLAAILGPSLKNATIAIGISQIPAIIRITRAETLRLKSADYVQAAIANGGTDRVVLFRHILPNASSALIVQATVGIPSAIIGEAVLSFLGLGVQPPSPSLGVMLSSAQPFIAQAPWMAVFPGLVIVLATLAFNLLGDGVRDILDPRGGSR; via the coding sequence ATGACCACCGCTCCCACCACGGTGCGGGGCGTTCCCGCCCCGGTCGCCACTCCTAGCGCCGCGCGCCCCGGGCGGGTGCGCTCCGGCTGGAACCGGCTGCGCCGCAACCGGCTCGCCCTCACCGGCGCCGTCCTCGCCGCGCTCTTCGTCCTCGTCGCGCTCCTCAGCCACGTCATCGCCCCCTACGACCCGGCGCGGCCCGACTTCAACCAGGCCCTCGCCGAGCCGAGCTGGGCCCACTGGCTCGGCACCGACGACCTCGGCCGCGACCAGCTCTCCCGCGTCCTCGTCGGCGTCACCGCCTCCATGCAGGTCGGCGTCCTCGCCGTCGCGCTCGCCTTCGTCGTCGCCGTACCGCTCGGCCTGATCGCCGGCTACTACGGGCGCGTCGCCGACTCCGTCGTCTCGCGGCTCACCGACACGCTGCTCGCCTTCCCCTTCCTCGTCCTCGCCGTCGGCCTCGCCGCGATCCTCGGCCCCTCGCTCAAGAACGCGACGATCGCCATCGGCATCTCGCAGATCCCGGCGATCATCCGCATCACCCGCGCCGAGACGCTGCGCCTCAAGAGCGCCGACTACGTACAGGCCGCGATCGCCAACGGCGGCACCGACCGCGTCGTCCTCTTCCGCCACATCCTGCCCAACGCCTCCTCGGCGCTCATCGTCCAGGCCACGGTCGGCATCCCCTCGGCGATCATCGGCGAGGCGGTGCTCAGCTTCCTCGGACTCGGCGTGCAGCCGCCCTCCCCCTCGCTCGGCGTGATGCTCTCCTCGGCCCAGCCGTTCATCGCGCAGGCCCCCTGGATGGCCGTCTTCCCCGGCCTCGTCATCGTCCTCGCCACGCTCGCCTTCAACCTCCTCGGCGACGGAGTGCGCGACATCCTCGACCCCCGCGGAGGCTCCCGGTGA
- a CDS encoding ABC transporter substrate-binding protein, with protein sequence MRRIPATLAVLALATVTTACGTLSPPGEQSVAKARLVDDRPVRDGGTLTIGLKSDPDMLDPSLTSTLVARTVFASMCEQLYDVDQHNKFVPQLADSLPVLTDGGKTFTFTVRRDARFSDGTPLDAAAVKTSLDRHLHLEGSGRASEIDSVRKVTTPGTYTVRLYLKHPDTPLLGRLANTAGLIMSPTAIKKYGKKFATHPSCVGPFKYEKRVIGDRIELKKDPLYYDADKVHLDGVTYKTITDGNIRMANIRSGDVQVGDQMGPVEVRSSLGEKGVQLLNTPSLGYMAMTLNVGNTHGISGRPGTVNNPFGRDVRVREALDLSLDRDLINKLVFQGMYAPACGPVPPGTPLSTPTPCPKRDIPKAKRLLKAAGVKTPVPLELMINTTPEDNRLGQVIQAMAKDAGFDIRLRPTEFATGLSRTLAGDFQSRTGGWGGQPDPAGNIDSLVGTAGSNNQGKLSDPVIDRLIVEGRSTADTAKRREIYRKLTLAINKQHSVLYLYRNINYVSASTDVSGIKLSGDGLIKAEEAGYVKGSR encoded by the coding sequence GTGCGTCGTATACCGGCCACTCTCGCGGTGCTCGCGCTCGCGACGGTCACCACCGCCTGCGGCACGCTCTCCCCTCCCGGCGAGCAGTCCGTCGCCAAGGCCCGCCTCGTCGACGACCGCCCCGTCCGCGACGGCGGCACGCTCACCATCGGGCTCAAGTCCGACCCCGACATGCTCGATCCGAGCCTCACGTCGACGCTCGTCGCGCGTACCGTCTTCGCCTCGATGTGCGAACAGCTCTACGACGTCGACCAGCACAACAAGTTCGTCCCCCAGCTCGCCGACTCGCTGCCCGTCCTCACCGACGGCGGCAAGACCTTCACCTTCACGGTGCGGCGCGACGCCCGCTTCAGCGACGGCACCCCGCTCGACGCCGCCGCCGTGAAGACCTCGCTCGACCGCCACCTGCACCTGGAGGGCTCGGGCCGCGCCTCCGAGATCGACTCGGTCCGCAAGGTCACCACCCCCGGCACATACACGGTGCGGCTCTACCTGAAGCACCCGGACACCCCGCTGCTCGGCCGCCTCGCCAACACCGCCGGGCTCATCATGTCGCCCACCGCGATCAAGAAGTACGGCAAGAAGTTCGCCACGCACCCCTCGTGCGTCGGCCCCTTCAAGTACGAGAAGCGCGTCATCGGCGACCGCATCGAGCTGAAGAAGGACCCGCTCTACTACGACGCCGACAAGGTCCACCTCGACGGCGTCACCTACAAGACCATCACGGACGGCAACATCCGGATGGCCAACATCCGCTCCGGCGACGTGCAGGTCGGCGACCAGATGGGTCCCGTCGAGGTCCGCTCCTCACTCGGCGAGAAGGGCGTCCAGCTCCTCAACACGCCCTCGCTCGGTTACATGGCGATGACCCTGAACGTCGGCAACACGCACGGCATCTCCGGCAGACCCGGCACCGTCAACAACCCGTTCGGGCGCGACGTGCGCGTCCGCGAGGCGCTCGACCTCTCGCTCGACCGCGACCTCATCAACAAGCTCGTCTTCCAGGGCATGTACGCCCCCGCCTGCGGCCCCGTCCCGCCCGGCACCCCGCTCAGCACGCCCACACCCTGCCCGAAGCGCGACATCCCGAAGGCCAAGCGGCTCCTGAAGGCGGCCGGTGTCAAGACGCCCGTACCGCTCGAACTCATGATCAACACGACGCCCGAGGACAACCGCCTCGGCCAGGTCATCCAGGCCATGGCCAAGGACGCGGGCTTCGACATCCGGCTGCGCCCCACCGAGTTCGCCACCGGCCTCAGCCGCACGCTCGCCGGTGACTTCCAGTCCCGTACCGGCGGCTGGGGCGGTCAGCCCGACCCGGCCGGGAACATCGACAGCCTCGTCGGCACGGCGGGCAGCAACAACCAGGGCAAGCTCTCCGACCCGGTGATCGACCGCCTCATCGTCGAGGGCCGCTCCACCGCCGACACCGCGAAGCGGCGCGAGATCTACCGGAAGCTGACCCTCGCCATCAACAAGCAGCACAGCGTGCTCTACCTCTACCGCAACATCAACTACGTGTCCGCCTCCACGGACGTGAGCGGTATCAAGCTCTCCGGTGACGGCCTCATCAAGGCCGAGGAAGCCGGCTACGTGAAGGGAAGCCGGTGA